In the Nitrosopumilus cobalaminigenes genome, TGGCAAGTAATCTAAACCACCCACTTTTCCTTTTCATTTATTAGATATTCCTTACGTTTGGCGTAAGAAAACAGACCAAGTTTTATCTTCTAGAAAACAGTAATGAAAATATGCTAAGTTTCAAAATTACAAAGTTAGATATTTTTCAAAGTTATTTTTTTGGGGAAACAGAATTCCGTTCTGACAAATACAAAGTGAACATACAAAATCAAAGAAGAGGAAAAGTTCTAAAGTTACCTTTTGAGATAAAACCAAAAAGTGAAAAAATTGTTGTGAGAGTATCAGGAGAAGGAGGTTTGTTTATGGAAGATTATCTTCCTTACAAAGGAGAATCAGAATGGCTTGAAATTGACTCTGATGAAATTACCTATTTTCTTGCAGATCATCAAGATCAATGCGATACTATCGAAGTCATGTATGAATAAAGGAAAGGACTTTAAGGAATCTGGTCAAAGCCATCACGATGAAATATCCTGGAATGGGCGATCCCTTCAAAAGGAAAAAAACACTCAGATTTCTAGCAATCACAGCAATTATTGCAATCTCAGTAGGAGTCACCAGTTCAGTTCTTCAAGGTCAGTTTAGTCAAAACGATCCTCTCAAAGTCTGTATTAACGATAGAGATACACCTTACAAAATGAAAATCAGTTTAGAGTTAATTATTGATGGTCTCCCAACAGAGATTCCTGCAAATATCAATGCCGGATTAAATGAAGGAGAATGTAAGAGAACGATGTATACTTTGACAGATGATGGAACCATCTATGTTGAATGGGAAGAAGAATATGATTGGCAAATTGGACACTTTCTGTGGATGTGGGATTTCCCTCTAAGAGATATGGATCAGGATAAATCTACATTTTATGTAAATGATAAAGAATCATCACAATTCATCAATACTCCATTACAAGATGGATATCACTACAAAGGAGTATTCACTACAAAGGATTATGATTCATCCAAAGACAAAGACTTCCTCCCAGAACTAAAACCAGAAAACTAGAATTTGTAGACTTTGTAAAAATTTATTCTAATTTGTATTAAAGAAAAATTCCATAGTTTTCACTGAAGGATATTAAAAATAATGAAAAGATGAAAGTTGGTAATTTTACCAGTATTTACCGTTGTCTGGAATGAGACCGATACCTTCTCTTTCAAAGTGTCTGTCTAATTCATCAACCCATCTTTCACGGTTGTCTTTGTAAGCCCAGCCGTGTACACGTAACCAGAATGAGATAATTCCAAGAAGGAATATTGTGAACATAATGGTTCCGAAGATGTAAATCATTACATCGTAAAATAATGGATCATAGTTTGGTCCTAGTTGTCCTGTGATTGAAGACAGGATGCTTAGGAAAGTACCTACGATAGGAATCATAATAATTTGGCTCTATTTGTGCGATATATACATTTCTTTTATTATCATAAAGTACGAGATCAGTATTCACTATTAGAGAGAAATTTTGTTCTTAGTATCCACTAAGGATAGATAATAAAATAAGAGAAAAGTGAGGATTGATTATCCTCTTCCCATTGCTGCGTATTTGCCTGATCTTCCTCTAATGAAGAAGGCTCCTGCAATACCACCGAACACTGCACCTGCAATAACGGCTGCACCAACTACACCACTGGCATCAAGATATGGAGTTCCTGAACCAGAAGATGGATTTGCTTCAGCTGCTGCGATTCTTCTTGTTTGAATCTCAAGTGCTTCTTCTAATGTGTATGATCCGGTTTGTCCTTCGCTACCTACATTACCCATGTATTGTGCAAATGCTACGGATGAACTTGCAGACATTCCGATAGTGAAGACAGCGATTAAGGATGCTGCTAATAGTATTTTTGTATTCATACTGTTTACCTGCTCGTTTTGGCGCCAGAGACTTATTTAACTTTTATTCTGAACCCCAATTTCGAGTTCAATGTACGAGATCAGTATAAGTAACGTTTAATTCTGTTCTATTATGAGCCAAATCATGGGACGAATGCATACACATAGACACGGAAAATCACATTCCATTAGACCAGCTACACTTCGTGCACCATCATGGATTACTCAAAGTCCTGCAGAAATTGAAGAACTTGTAATAAAATATTCTAAAGACGGTTTAACTCCTAGTCAAATTGGAATTAAATTAAGAGATCAACATTCCATTCCTCTAATCAAACCAATTACCAAAAAAAGTATGGGTCAAATTTTAGAGGAAAATGATTTGAAAGCAGAAATGCCAGAAGATCTTGAAAACATTGTTAGAAAAGCAGTGGGTCTTCAAAAACACCTCAAAGCAAACAAGGGAGATAATAGAAATGTCAGATCTTTGGAATTAATTGAAGCCAAAGTTCACAGACTATCAGTCTACTACAAAAGAATTGGAAGAATTTCCAAAACATGGAAGTATAAATCCGTGGTTGCTCAACTAGAGTAATGACAAAATCACTTGATGAATCACTTTCATTTTTCAAAGATAAAATTACAGATTGTATAAAATCAAAAAAATCAATTTCAGTTACAACTCATATGGATTGTGATGGATTAACATCAGGAAGTATTATCACCAAAGCACTAATCAGAGCAGGAGCAAATTGTACTGTTAGAACATCTAAAGAATTTAGTAAAAATGTTCTAGAATCATTCAAAACAGATTCTCGAGACTTTCATGTAGTTACCGATTTGGGAGGAGGCTTTGCAAATGAATTAGACAAAACACTTGGAGATAATTGGATAGTTTTAGATCATCATCAAATTTCAGACGAAGAGAAAGAAAATCAAAATGTCATAAACTCTTGGAAATATGGAATTGATGGAGGAACAGAAATCTGTGCTGGAGGTATGGCATATTTAGCCTCAGTAGCCCTTGATGAAAGAAACTCAGATTTATCAGCACTAGCTATTGTTTCAGCATTAGGGGATAGGCAAGACCAAGGAGAAAGAAAATCATTTACTGGTAAAAATTTTGAAATTGCCAACATTGCAAAAGAGCAGGGTTTGGTCGATATTGATTTAGATTTGTTATTGGTAGGTAGAGAAACAAGACCACTTGCAGATGCATTGGCATTTACCTCACAGCCATTTATCGAGGGATTAACATGGAATAGAGAAGCATGTTTTTCAATCCTAAATTCCTCAGGAGTAAATCTGAAAGAAGAAGGCAGATGGAGAGTTCCAGCCGAACTAAATGAAGAAGAAAAGAGACAAGTGATTGAAGCAATTACAAAATTTGCCTCTGGAAAAAATGCCACGGAAATAATGACAGAGTTAATCGGATATACCTACACATTCCCAAGAGAAGATAATCGAAGTTTCCTACGAGATGGAAGAGAATATTCAACCATGCTAAACTCATGTGGAAGAATTAATCGTTCAGGTGTTGGAATGGCAGTTTGTATGGGAGATCGAAATAAAATTCTAAGAGAAGCTGAAACTATTCTAACAGATTATAGAAAAATGATTAGAGAATATATGAATATTTTATCTAATGAAAGATGGAGAATTTCTGAAAGTGAGACATGTGTTATGGTAAATGGTGAAGATATAGTCCCAGAAACAATGACTGGGACAATTTCATCACTCATTGCAGGTTCTCCTAAAAATTCAGGAAAAATTGTAATCTTGAGAACAAAGGCTGAAGAAAATACCATAAAGTTCTCGTCACGAAAATCATTTAGTTGTACATCAGATATCAACCTCAGTGAAATAATGAGAACAGGTGCTGAGAGATTTGATGGTATAGGTGGAGGTCACAATGCAGCAGCTGGAGCAAAAATAACTAAAGACAAATTGGATGAATTCCTCAAATATTTAGAAGTAAATGTCGTTAACGTGTCAAGTTCAGGTAACTCTCAATAACATATCTAAAGAAAAAGCCGAAACGGTGAAAAAAGCCTTAGAGCCAGACAATGTGGATTTTCCAGAAGGATTGAGTCTTTATGTTGAAAATATTGATAACAAACTAGTTTTTAATTTCGAAAGTAAAAAGAATATGAAACATCTTACCAGTACAGTTGATGAAGTAATGGAACATATCCAGGTTGCACTAATGGTGATAGAATAAATGCTAGATCCAAAAATTATCAAGGAAAAATCCCAAGTCATTAGAGATATGCTCAAAGCTAGAGCAGTGGATTTTAATTTAGATGCATTAATTGAGTCAGATCAAAAAAGACGTGAATTCATTCTCAAAACAGATGAATTACGAAAAAAGAAAAATGAGATAGGTATTCAAATTGCTCAAAAGAAGAAAGCAGGAGAAAACACAACTCAGATTTTAAATAAGATGGTTCAAGTTTCTGCTGATCTTACAAAATTAGAATCTGAACAAGAATCAATTGAAAAAATCTATTCTAAATTATCATTAACAATTCCAAATCTAATTCATGAATCAGTTCCAATAGGAGATGAAAGTGCAAACAAAGAAGTGAAGAAATGGGGGAATATTCCAAATTTTGATTTTAAAATAAATGATCATATCGATATTTCAGAAAATTTAGATTTAGTTGACCTTGAAAGGGCAGCAAAAGTAGCTGGTGCCAGATTTTATTATTTAAAAAATGATCTTGTAAGATTAAATCAATCACTGATTCACTATGGATTAGATTTTCTAGCAAAAAAAGAATATTCTTTGGTTCAGCCTCCATACATGATTAATAGAGAATCAATGGAAGGAGCAGTAATTGCTGATGATTTTGAAGAAGTCATCTACAAAGTAGAAGAAGAAGATCTGTACATGATTGGAACATCTGAGCATGCCATGGCAGCAATGAGAGCAAAAGAAATCATCGAAGGTAAAGAATTACCCTTAAGATATGCTGGTGTTAGTCCATGTTTTAGAAAAGAAGCAGGTGCACATGGAAGAGATCAAAAGGGGATTTTTAGAGTTCATCAATTTGATAAAATCGAACAGTTTGTATTTTCAAGACCTGAAGATTCTTGGAAAGAACATGAGAAAATGCTAGCTGTTGCTGAAGAATTTTATCAAAGTTTGGAAATTCCTCACAGAGTCATGCTATTATCATCTGTAGATATGGGAAAAGTCTCAGCAAAAACATATGATATTGAAGCTTGGATGGCAGGACAAAATGCCTATAGAGAAATAGTTTCATGTTCAAACTGTTTAGAATATCAAGCAAGACGATTGAAGATTAGATTTAGAGATAAAACAAATGAAGATACACAATATTTGCATACTCTAAACAGTACTTTGATAGCCACAACCAGAGTTATGGTATCAATTATGGAGAATTTCCAAACCAAAGATGGACACATTAGAATTCCTAGTGTTTTACAGAGTTACATGGGAAATCAGAAAGAGATCTAGTGATATACCCTTATATTTTGGGTTCAAAGGTCGTTAATAATTGGCACGTAGAAAAGGTCGAGTAAAGGACAAGTGGCGAGAAAAACGCTGGGTTACAGTATATGCACCAGATTCGTTCAACAATGTCCCGATCGCATATGTTCCAATAACAGATGATGAAAATGCAGTTGGAAGAGTTTTAGAAGTTACATTATATGATATTCTAAAAGGTGATCCTTCACAACATCAATACAAAATCTATTTCCAAATCAACAAAGTTGAAGGTGACAAAGCAACAACAATTTTCAAGAGATATGAGTATTCAAAAGAATTTTTGCGTAGTTTAGTTAGAAGAGGTTCTTCAAAAATTAATTTCATTATCGATATTAAAACAAAAGATGGCTATATCTTTAGAATCAAATTACTTGCATTAACACATAGACAACTTAACACATCTAGACAACATGCACTCAGACTTATCGCAAGAGATGTAATTAACAAAACAATTCCTGAAATGACAATTGATCAATTTGTTCAAGCAACATGTTATAGTAAAATTAATTCAGACATTATGGCAGCATTCAAGAAAGTAATTAGAGTAAGACATGTAGGTCTTGAGAAAGTCAAACTCATTAGAACTGCAGATAAAGAAACAAAATTACTTGAAGCATAATCAAGTAAAATTTATCTTTCATAATTATGGTTCATAAGATTGAAATTTCAATTCATGTGATAGTTCATGCAACTGAAGATATTACAAAAATTTTCCAATCTTTTGAAGATGTTTTGAATGTAAAAGAAGAAGATTTTGTAATTGAGGAGACAGAAGGACATTACGAAAATCCAATAACATTACTAAATGCAAATATTGTAAAAAAACAGGCTCAAAATCTTATAGATAAACTGCTTGAACTTCTCCCAGATGATCAAGTGGAAGATTTGATTGAAGAAATTGAAGACAGGATAGAAGATTCTAGATTCCATTTAAGATTAGACAAACAAGAACTTGTGAAAGGTAATCTAGTCGTAAAAGAAAAAGGCACAATAAAATTAAAAATTCACACACCCATTTACAACAAAAAAGACACTGTCAAAATATTTTCTGAAATTTTGAAGATTGTCAACTAGATTAAATAGTAATAAAACAACTATACAATTTGGGAATGAGGAAATAACAGCCGCTCCAGTCTGAGCGAAAGCTTTGAAGACGCCGCGACGAACCGACCCCTTTTATCGATCAATATTTTCAATATACAGATTTTGTAGACTATTTCATGGTATTATTTTAAATACGGATAAACAGACCGGAATATCGTGTCAGATTATGATGTTATCATAGCAGGAGGAGGTCTTGCTGGGACAATTACTGCACAAGCTATTGCTCATTATGGAAATCAAAATCTGAAAATTTTAGTTGTTGATAGAAATACAGAATTTCTACCAGGTAGAAAATCATTAGCTGGTTGGGTATGTGGAGATGCATGTTCAAAAGAAGCAGTTGATTTTATGTCAGAGAGAATCAAAGTTGAATGGACTAGACCTGAAATTGAACATGATGTAAAAGGAGTAATGGCATTTTCACCTGACAAAGAAACTTCAATTCCTTTTGATGGTGATGGATTTATGTTAAATCGTCAAAAATTACCAGAAATTCAAAATGAAAGATGTAAAAAAATGGGTATCGAATTTGAATATGAAATTAATCTTACAGGCTTAATCTACGAAGGACAACAAGCAGTTGGAATTCAAGGAGTAGATAATAAAACAAAACAGCCATACAAAAAAACAGCAAAAATTGTAATTGATGCTACAGGGGTTACATCCATGCTTAGAAATGGACTCAAAAATTCTACAAAAGTAGAAAAAAGAATCGATAGACGCGATTTAGAATCTACTGGAAGATACATCATGCATTTTGAAAAAGGTGAAAATGATCTTACTGAATTTGATCCAGATTATTGTATTATTCATTTAGATCAAGACATTGCACCAGGTGGATACGGATGGGTATTTCCAAAAGGAGACACTAAAGTTAACATTGGTCTAGGTGTTGAGAAATCTCTTTTAGATAGAAGGAACAAACGACTAGGTAAAAAAGACAATGTTGAATCACTAATGAAAGAATATCTTCACAGAAATACTGCAATTAAAAATCCAAAATTATCAGAGGAACCACAAGACATTAACAATAATTCAGGAGTATTCCAAGTTTCAGTTAGAAGACAAAATGATTGCATGGTATCTGGAGGATATATGATGGTTGGAGATTCAGCATGGATGCCAAAACCAATTGATGCTGGTGGTATAGGTCCTGCTTTGATTGCAGGTACAATTCTAGGAAACAATGTAGCTCAAGCATTAGAAGCAAATGATGTTTCTGAAGCAGGATTATGGCAATACAATTTAGATTACATCAAAGAGTATGGATACAAAACTGCAGGTCTTGAACTCTTTAGACGATTAATACAACAAATGTCCAATGAACAAATTAGTTATGGTATGAAACACTTTTTGGGTAAACTTGATGCTGAATCAATCAGTAAAGGTGAACATCCAGACTTTTCAGGATTAGGAAAAGTTGGCATGATAATCAGAGGTGCAATGAATAAAACAGTTGCAGATGGACTCAGATACACTTCTAAAGAAAATCAATGGTTAGTTGAACATTATAATAATTATCCAAAAGATCCATCAGGATTTGATGATTGGAATAAAACATTACATCAAAGACTAGAGGAAGCATTTACAAAAATAGAATCATTTGATTCTAAGAACTAATATTAAATATTGTAGAAATCATTGAAAACATACTTTGGAAGAAGCTCAATATCTTGATTGGAATAATTCAACTCAAATTCTAAACAAAGCATATGAAGCAGGTCTTTTTGTGCTCATTATCGGTCCAAAAGGAACTGGTAAAACATCTC is a window encoding:
- a CDS encoding RNA-binding domain-containing protein, with the protein product MVHKIEISIHVIVHATEDITKIFQSFEDVLNVKEEDFVIEETEGHYENPITLLNANIVKKQAQNLIDKLLELLPDDQVEDLIEEIEDRIEDSRFHLRLDKQELVKGNLVVKEKGTIKLKIHTPIYNKKDTVKIFSEILKIVN
- the serS gene encoding serine--tRNA ligase: MLDPKIIKEKSQVIRDMLKARAVDFNLDALIESDQKRREFILKTDELRKKKNEIGIQIAQKKKAGENTTQILNKMVQVSADLTKLESEQESIEKIYSKLSLTIPNLIHESVPIGDESANKEVKKWGNIPNFDFKINDHIDISENLDLVDLERAAKVAGARFYYLKNDLVRLNQSLIHYGLDFLAKKEYSLVQPPYMINRESMEGAVIADDFEEVIYKVEEEDLYMIGTSEHAMAAMRAKEIIEGKELPLRYAGVSPCFRKEAGAHGRDQKGIFRVHQFDKIEQFVFSRPEDSWKEHEKMLAVAEEFYQSLEIPHRVMLLSSVDMGKVSAKTYDIEAWMAGQNAYREIVSCSNCLEYQARRLKIRFRDKTNEDTQYLHTLNSTLIATTRVMVSIMENFQTKDGHIRIPSVLQSYMGNQKEI
- a CDS encoding 30S ribosomal protein S3ae, coding for MARRKGRVKDKWREKRWVTVYAPDSFNNVPIAYVPITDDENAVGRVLEVTLYDILKGDPSQHQYKIYFQINKVEGDKATTIFKRYEYSKEFLRSLVRRGSSKINFIIDIKTKDGYIFRIKLLALTHRQLNTSRQHALRLIARDVINKTIPEMTIDQFVQATCYSKINSDIMAAFKKVIRVRHVGLEKVKLIRTADKETKLLEA
- a CDS encoding KEOPS complex subunit Pcc1, with protein sequence MSLTCQVQVTLNNISKEKAETVKKALEPDNVDFPEGLSLYVENIDNKLVFNFESKKNMKHLTSTVDEVMEHIQVALMVIE
- a CDS encoding DHHA1 domain-containing protein — protein: MTKSLDESLSFFKDKITDCIKSKKSISVTTHMDCDGLTSGSIITKALIRAGANCTVRTSKEFSKNVLESFKTDSRDFHVVTDLGGGFANELDKTLGDNWIVLDHHQISDEEKENQNVINSWKYGIDGGTEICAGGMAYLASVALDERNSDLSALAIVSALGDRQDQGERKSFTGKNFEIANIAKEQGLVDIDLDLLLVGRETRPLADALAFTSQPFIEGLTWNREACFSILNSSGVNLKEEGRWRVPAELNEEEKRQVIEAITKFASGKNATEIMTELIGYTYTFPREDNRSFLRDGREYSTMLNSCGRINRSGVGMAVCMGDRNKILREAETILTDYRKMIREYMNILSNERWRISESETCVMVNGEDIVPETMTGTISSLIAGSPKNSGKIVILRTKAEENTIKFSSRKSFSCTSDINLSEIMRTGAERFDGIGGGHNAAAGAKITKDKLDEFLKYLEVNVVNVSSSGNSQ
- a CDS encoding NAD(P)/FAD-dependent oxidoreductase, yielding MSDYDVIIAGGGLAGTITAQAIAHYGNQNLKILVVDRNTEFLPGRKSLAGWVCGDACSKEAVDFMSERIKVEWTRPEIEHDVKGVMAFSPDKETSIPFDGDGFMLNRQKLPEIQNERCKKMGIEFEYEINLTGLIYEGQQAVGIQGVDNKTKQPYKKTAKIVIDATGVTSMLRNGLKNSTKVEKRIDRRDLESTGRYIMHFEKGENDLTEFDPDYCIIHLDQDIAPGGYGWVFPKGDTKVNIGLGVEKSLLDRRNKRLGKKDNVESLMKEYLHRNTAIKNPKLSEEPQDINNNSGVFQVSVRRQNDCMVSGGYMMVGDSAWMPKPIDAGGIGPALIAGTILGNNVAQALEANDVSEAGLWQYNLDYIKEYGYKTAGLELFRRLIQQMSNEQISYGMKHFLGKLDAESISKGEHPDFSGLGKVGMIIRGAMNKTVADGLRYTSKENQWLVEHYNNYPKDPSGFDDWNKTLHQRLEEAFTKIESFDSKN
- a CDS encoding 30S ribosomal protein S15, which encodes MGRMHTHRHGKSHSIRPATLRAPSWITQSPAEIEELVIKYSKDGLTPSQIGIKLRDQHSIPLIKPITKKSMGQILEENDLKAEMPEDLENIVRKAVGLQKHLKANKGDNRNVRSLELIEAKVHRLSVYYKRIGRISKTWKYKSVVAQLE